In Parasegetibacter sp. NRK P23, the genomic stretch CATCGAGGTCGTTCATCAGGTTCACCAGGCGGTCCACGTTTTTGGAGGCGTTGGTGAGGAAGCGCTTGCTGATGTCAGGGTCTTCCATGGCGCCGTTCAGCAGGGTATCCACGTAGCCCTGGATGGCGAAGATGGGCGTTTTGAATTCATGCGCGAGGTTCTGGAGAAACTCTTTCCTGTAGGCTTCGTTCTGCTTGAGGTTTTCGATTTCCTGTTTGCGTTGGTTGGCCCATTTCTCCACATCCATCCTTACTTCATCAATGCCTTTCTGGGGAATGATGTATTTGTAATACATCTCCTCCTTTTTAGAGGCTTTGGTCTGGTAAATGTATTTGTAGATGAGTTTTATTTTCCGGTAGATAAAGCGTTGAAGGGTGATGGCCACGAGCGCGTAGCTGCCGGCGAACACCAGGAAAAAAGCGGATACACCGATCCACCATACGGGACGGAGCCAGTAAATACCCAGCGCGATGGGCACGGATAGCATAAACGCCGTAAGTGCCGAAAGCTGTCGGGGCGAAAGGTTTTTGGTATCGAACATGTATTGGAAGGTAGGAAATTTTGGATGTTGAATTTTGAATTTCGAATGATGAATTTTTAAACAGGGAGCTATAGCTCAGGATAGGGCATGCCCTTACTTCATCCACCATTCAAATCCTGCGTCAAAATGATTACAGCTCAAACTTGTAGCCCACACCTTTTACAGTCGTGATGCAGTCCATCCCCATTTTCTGCCTGACTTTCCTGACGTGTACATCGATGGTGCGGTCGCCAACGATCACATCGTTGCCCCATATCTGGCTGAGGATTTCGTTGCGGAGGAACACGCGGCCGGGTTTGGAGGCGAGCAGGTAGAGGAGTTCGAATTCTTTTTTGGCGAGGATGATCTCGTGGTCGTCGGCCATGACCACGAACTTCACGGGGTCGATGGTGAGGTTATCTATTTTCAGTACCCCGCCTTCTTCTTTGGTATTGATGTTCTTGTTGAGCCGGCGGAACAGGGCGTTTACGCGGCTGGTCAGTACTTTCGGGCTGATGGGTTTGTTTACGTAGTCGTCGGCGCCGCTTTCCAGTCCTTTGATATGGGAGTGCTCGTCGCTGAGCGCGGTGAGCATGATGATCAGTGTGTCGCGGAAGGCTTCCTGGCTGCGGAGGATTTCACAAACTTCTAGTCCTGTTCTTTTCGGCATCATGATGTCCAGCACAATGAGGTCGGGTTTCTGGGCTTTGGCCTGTTCCAGCGCTTCGTCTCCATTGGCGGCCCTCACTACTTCGTAGCCTTCCTTTCTGAGGTTATAATCCAGTATTTCCAGGATATCGGGCTCGTCGTCGGCGATGAGTATCTTCTTGCCTTTCGGTTCCATTTAACAATATATTTACACAAAAATAATTTGCGGAGGGCTTCTAATGTTAAATGTAGGGATTATGTAATTGTTAAGTCGGAATAAGCTGTGTATGGAAGGGTATGCATGGTGAATACACGGAAAAACCGGCCCGTAAAAAAACGGTACCCGGTGGCACCGCTATAGCGGTGCCACCGGGGTTAAGTAAATTGGTCGTATTTTTGCATCTTATTTCTCATATCCTGTTCATTATGAAGGTACTTGTACGAATTTGCTGTTCTCTGCTGCTGATGGCTACCGTTTCCGGGGTATGGGCCCAAACTTCGGATACACCTGCTAAGAATATCCTGCGTTCCAACCCCAGGATATTGTGGCACGATAAGATAGATGAAGAACAGAAAAAAGCGCTGGCCCTGGGCAAAGCATCCGATGTGGTAAAGGTTTCAGAAGATGAATCCATTAACCTCCAGGTAACGGACGCGGTTATCCGGAAAGTAGATAAATTCCAGGATGAAGTGGAAGCCGATTCCACCCTGGACCACCGGCTGAAAGTGAAATACCTCCGTGGTATGGAGGATGTGCTGCGTTTGTACAACACTGGCTGGCAGGACCGTTCCTTCAAACCCGCGCAGGCGCCCGAACTTGTAGCCGCGTATTTCGAAACGATGAAGGCGGACAAAAAAGGGGAGAACATGACACTGCAGATCGCGAAATATCCCTATGCCGTTGGAAACGTGTTGATCAGGGCGTCTTCTTTTATTGACAATCCAGGTTTGAAAGAGAGTGGCTATATCGTTTTCAGAAAATATTGCGCCCTCCATCCAAATGATATTCTGCCCAAACTCAGGGTGAATTCTGATTATCCCTTCACCGATAGCCTGATCATCGCCGCCGCGCACCGTGATCCGAAAAAGTTATACGACTATGCCGCCGCCGGGAACAAACTGGGGAGCAGGATACGCAATGTGGACGAACCACTGGTAAGAACCGTGTCGCAACTGGCCACCAGCCGGAGCGGGCAGTTGTATTTCCCCTTCCTCGATAACCTCTACCACGGAAAGATCACACTCGACCAGGTGGATAAGGCTGCGGAAAATGACGAAACTTACTATAAACTGCTGGTGAAAACCCAGATCGAATACGCCGGTCGCCTACCCGAAAGGGATACCCCCATGGAAATGCAGGCGCTCACGGATATGTTGGGCAGAAAGGGCAAACAGGTGTATGTGAGCCAGATCAACGCGTTGCACGATTCCCCCGATGCCATCCGCTTTAAAATACTGCAATCCCTTACCCCGGAAGAACTGTATTACCTGGCGGTATTGGGAGAAGATGAAATTTATACTTCCAGCTATACCAATGGTGTGTACAAACTGATCTTTCAGAAAATGGCCGTTCCCCGCGGCGATAGTTTACTGATGCGGGTGAACTTCGACCATTTCAGGAAGTTCATTAAAATGTCTGCGGGATACAATACCCTCGATCATTTCCTGGGCACCATGGAGAAAGACAATGCCATCGCACTGATGCGCGCCTTCGCGCTCCGCCTGGAAAAGACCCGCGACATGGAAGATCCTGTGGACGTGGCCGATTCCTACGGAAGCATCCGCAATGAAGAAATTAAGGCGATCGTATTAAGGGAAATCAAACAGGGATATGCCACCAACAGGCAGAATGGCAACAAAAAAGGAGAAGTGATCTACAATATCCTCGAAACCCTTTTTGCCTCCTCCGATACTTCACAACATGTGGACCTGTCCGCCAAACTCGGTATTCCCCCCGTGTACAATGTTTCTTACAAATCTCTTTCCAGCGACAGCGGCGCGGTGATCCAGCAGGTATTCTTTTACGGCGACAAAGATGGTATTGATTCCTACGCCAACTTTATGGGCATGTTCCGCGGAAATCCCAATTGGAAAGTGGTTTCCAATAAGCAATGGGTGGAAATCAGTTCCACCAAAGGCAAGCCCGTACGCATTTTTGCCAACCTTCCGCTGGACAATGATACCGACCAGGATGCGAAGGCGCAACATGCACTCTCCGCTTATATGTCGGAGAAAGGACTCAGCCCCACCATCGTGGTGCACCGCGGGCACAGTTACCATGTGAAATATACCATCGCGCAACTGGCACCCTCGGCAAGAGTGGTGATTCTCGGGTCCTGTGGCGGTTACCATAACCTGGACCAGGTGCTGGATATTTCGCCCGACGCGCACATCATTTCTTCCAAGCAGGTGGGTACCCGCGTGGTGAACGAGCCTATTCTTCAATCCATCAACGAATGTGTGCGCAGTGGAAAGAATATAGAATGGATCAGCATGTGGGGCGACCTGGCCTCCAGGGTAAAAGATGAACGTTTTGAAGATTATATCCCTCCCCACAAAAACCTGGGCGCGATATTCATAAAGGCTTACAAGAAAGCAATGGGAGAGGAGTAAACGCCCGTTGCAACAAAAGTTATGACTGAAAAGAAGGAAAAGAAGCAATTTTTTGATACGAAGCTGTTAAGAAGGGTTTTTCAGTACACGCGCCCCTACCGCGGAAGTTTTTACACTTCGGTGTTCCTCGCCATATTCCTGGCGGTGATTTCCCCGGTGCGCCCGCTCCTGATACAACAAACCGTAAACGATTATATCCGTAACGATGCCTTACAGATGTTGTTCTGGATCACAGCCATCCAGGTTGGCGTACTTATCATTGAAACGGTGGCCCGGTTTTTCTTCTCCTTCATCACTTCAGCCCTCGGGCAGAACGTGGTGCGCGATCTCCGCCGGAACGTATTCGGCAAAGTGCTGCGGCTCAACCTCAGTCAATACGACCGTACACCCATCGGTACCCTCACCACCCGTACCATCAACGATATAGAATCTATCAACGACATCTTCGCCGACGGACTGATCCCCATCATTTCGGACCTGCTCACCATATTGTTTGTACTCGGTACCATGTTCTGGGTCGATTGGCGGCTCACGTTGGTTTGTCTGATCCCGTTCCCGATTCTTATCATCGCCACCTATTTCTTCAAGGAAAGCGTGAACAAATCTTTTCATAAGGTACGGAACGCGGTAGCAGCGCTGAATGCCTTTGTGCAGGAACACATCACGGGAATGGGCATCGTGCAGGCTTTCGCTTCTGAAGAAAGGGAGATGAACAAGTTTGTTCAGATCAATAAAGACCATCGCAACGCCAATATCCGCGCCATCTTCGCCTATTCGGTATTTTTTCCGGTGGTGGAAATCATCTCGGCCCTTTCCATTGGCCTGCTCGTTTGGTGGGGCGCCACGCAGGTAGCGCCGGGGGTGGGTGCGGCTATCTCTTCCAATGGTGCGGATGCGCTGGCCGGCAACCTGATCGCTTTTATCCTGTACATCAACCAGATTTTCCGTCCGCTCCGGGTGATCGCCGATAAATTCAACGTGATCCAGATGGGCATGATCGCCTCCGAAAGGGTATTTAAGTTGATGGATAATCCGGATGTTACGGAAGATGAAGGCACCCACGCCCCTGCCACGGTGAAGGGGAAAATCGAATTCGATAAGGTGTGGTTCGCTTATGAGGCGGAGAATTATGTGTTGAAAGATGTAAACTTTAAAGTGAATCCTGGGGAAACCCTGGCCATAGTAGGCCATACGGGCAGCGGGAAAACTTCCATTATCAGTCTGCTGAACCGGCTTTACCATATTAATAAAGGTAGTATCCTCATTGATGATGTATCCATAGAAGCTTATAAGCTGGATGCCCTGCGTTCCAGGATCGGCGTGGTACTACAGGATGTGTTCCTTTTCTCCGGAACCGTGCTGGACAACCTCACGCTCCGCAACCCGGATATCCCTTTCGAAAGGGTGGAAGCCGCTGCCAAACTGATTGGTTTACACGAATTTATCCTCCAGCTACCTGGCGGATACCACTATAATGTCATGGAAAGAGGGAATACACTCTCCATGGGCCAGCGGCAACTGATGTCGTTCGCGCGGGCCCTGTTATATGACCCTTCCATCCTGATCCTGGACGAAGCTACTTCTTCCGTGGATACTGAATCGGAACACCTCATCCAACATGCCATCGATACCCTGATCGCCGGCAGAACCGCCATCGTGATCGCCCACCGCCTCTCCACGATCCGCAAAGCCGACAAAATTCTTGTGCTGGATAAGGGGGTGATCAAAGAAATGGGGTCTCATGAGGAACTGATGGCACAGGGCGGGTATTACGCGGGGTTGGTGGAAATGCAGTTCGGGACGGTGAGTGCGGTGTGAGGGTTCACGTAATTTTTTCACGCAACTGCTTTGCGCTTCGCGCTGCGCAGCGCAAGGGAGCAAGGACGCAAGGCTTTGATTGGTTGGGGGGGGCTTCATTATCGGAATGTTCCTGATGTGTTTCATGGCCCTAATTAACGCTTTTGTATGGTAGATTGCAGGTATTTAATTGTTTAAAAAGATCAGCCACTCCTTGCGTCCTTGCTCCCTTGCGTCTTTGCGAGAACTAATCTCTACCGCCACTGTGCAACCAGCGATTTCTGCGTGAAAACAGGAATATCTCCCGGCATGATGGAACTTTTCACTTTATTTTCCTGAATTTTGACTTTACCGCCCTTCCGTCATATCTTTGCCGCAAATTTTGAGACAGGTATGGCACGAATTAGCATGAAATCTTTATTGGTAGCGGTTTTCAGCGTATTCACGCTGCTGAATTCGCAGGTGGCGCTGGCCAACGAAGGAGGCGAGCACGCTGCGGAACAAAAAGCCGAACTTGATCCGGGTAAAGAGATCCTGCACCACATCATGGATTCCCACGAGTTCCACTTCGCTACCGTGGGCCATACCCATGTGACCATTCCCCTGCCCATCATCCTGTATTCCCCCGAAAAAGGTCTCTCCGTTTTCTCTTCTTCCAAATTCGAGCACGGCCATGCCACTTATGAAGGGTACAAAATGGAGCACGACCATATTTTCGCTGTAAAAGAAGACGGCACCGTGGATGAATCAGTAAAAGTGTACGATTTCTCCATGACCAAAAACGTGGTACAAATGATCCTCGCACTGGTGGTACTGGTGCTCATCATGACCAGCGTGGCGAAAAAATACAAAAAGAACGGCGCTTCCAAAGCACCGAGCGGACTGCAGAACGCTATTGAACCCGTGATCACTTTCGTGCGCGACGATGTGGCCAAACCCAACCTGGGACACAAAGCCGGTAAATACCTGCCCTACCTGCTCACCGTATTCTTCTTCATTCTCATCAACAACATATTCGGACTCATACCAGGCGCCGCCAACGTAACAGGTAATATCGCCTTTACCATGGTGCTGGCGCTTATTTCCCTGCTCGTGATCCTGTTCAGTACCAACGGTCATTTCTGGGGCCATATCTTCTGGCCTCCGGGGGTTCCCTTCCTGGTGAAGCTGATCCTGATCCCGGTGGAACTGATGGGGGTGTTCATTAAACCTGCGGCCCTCATGATCCGTCTTTTCGCGAACATGACCGCGGGACACATCGTGATCCTGAGTTTCGTTTCGCTTATCTTTATCTTTGGTCAGATGTCTACGGTTGCCGGCTGGGGATTCTCTCCCATCTCAGTTGCTTTCTCCGTGTTCATTTACCTTATTGAAGTACTGGTGGCGTTCATCCAGGCGTTCATCTTCACCAACCTCACCGCGGTATTCATCGGTCAGGCTTTTGAAGGCGGACACACGGAAGAGCATGGTGGTCATCACGATGATGGCTTCGTAGCCGGTGTTTAAATCGTTTTTTAACAATCAAATATAGACACAATGTCAATGTTGAATTTTCTCCTGGATGTAGGTATGTCCCACCTCGGTGGTGCTATCGGTGCTGGTCTGGCTGCTATCGGAGCCGGTATTGGTATTGGTCAGATCGGTAAAGGTGCCGTAGAATCTATCGCACGTCAACCTGAAGCTGCCAACGACATCCGTGGTAACATGATCCTGACCGCTGCGTTCATCGAGGGTGTTGCCCTTTTCGCAGTGATCGCTGGTCTGCTGGCTGTACTGGCTAAGTAAGATCATTTTAAATTCATTACTGCATCCAAAGCACAGGGCGGAGGATGCAGTTTTGTAACTTCGCCCGTTATTAAAACAACATATAGAAATCTGTTATGGAACTCTTATTACCTGGTCTTGGTTTCTTCTTCTGGACATTGCTGGCCTTTGTGATCGTATTCCTGATCCTGAAGAAATTCGCCTGGAAACCCATCATCTCTACCCTGAACGAAAGGGAGAAAACAATCGCTGATTCCATCGAAAGCGCTGAACGCGTGAAAGCGGAAATGGCGCAGATGAAGAGCGAGAACGAATTGCTGATGCAGAAGGCACGTGAAGAACGCAGCCTTATCCTGAAAGAAGCGAAAGAAGTGAAGGACCGCATCATCGCTGAAGCGAAGGAGCAGGCAAAAGCTGAAGCCAATAAGATCATGATTGATGCCCAGGCCGCTATCCAGGCGCAGAAAATGGCCGCGCTTACCGAGGTGAAAAACCAGGTGGGTAAACTGGTGGTGGAAGTGAGCGAGAAAGTACTTCGCCGCGAACTGTCCGACAAGGCCAACCAGGAGAATTATATTCAGCAGCTGGCTGAAGATGTGAAACTTAACTAAGGAATTATTTCCAAAATATTAACGATGCAGAATCCCCGTTTAGCAGGAAGATACGCGAAAAGTCTGGTCGATCTGGCAACAGAACGCAACCAACTGGAAGTGGTATTCAAGGATATGGAATTTTTACAGGCTGTCTGCAAACAGAACCCTGATTTTGTAACGCTGATGAAAAGTCCCGTGATTCCCGGCGATAAAAAGCTGAAGATCATGGAAGCCGTGCTGAGCGGAAGGATCAGTGAACTAACTACTGCGTTCGCGTCTTTGCTGATCAGGAAAGGAAGGGAGAATGTGTTGCCCGAAATCGCCACCGCGTTCCTGCAACAATACAAACTGCTGAAAGGTATTCACGAAGTGAAGCTTACCACCGCTGTTCCGGTAAGCGAAGAGCTGAAAGACACCATCGTGAAGAGGATCCAGGCTTCCACACCTATGCAGAACGTGGAACTGGAAACAGTGGTGGACGAAAGCATCATCGGCGGGTTTGTCCTCGAAATGGGGGATAGCCTGGTAGATGCCAGCATCATCCGCGACCTGCGCGACGTGAAGAAGCAGTTCCTGAACAACGACTATATTTTTAATATCAGATAATGTTGAATGTTGAATGCTGGATTTTGGATTGGTCTTAATTCAAAATTCAACATCCAAAATTTTTAAAACAAACGCTTTAAATAAACAGAAAATGGTAGACATCAAACCAGATGAGATTTCGGCGATATTGCGTCAGCAATTGAGCAATTTCAATGCTTCTGCAGATCTGGAAGAAGTAGGCACCGTACTCCAGGTGGGTGATGGTATCGCCCGCGTGTACGGACTGAGCAGCGTTCGCTCAGGGGAACTGGTTGAATTTGAGAACGGCGTAAAAGCCATCGCACTGAACCTGGAAGAAGACAACGTAGGTGTCGTTCTGATGGGAGAGAGTGGCGACATCAGGGAAGGTTCCAAAGTACGCCGCACCGGTAAAATCGCCTCTATTAATGTAGGTGAAGGTGTGGTTGGACGGGTAATCAACACCCTGGGTGAACCCATCGATGGTAAAGGCCCCATCACCGGTGACCTCTACGAGATGCCATTGGAAAGAAAAGCGCCCGGCGTTATTTTCCGTGAACCCGTTAAAGAACCCCTCCAAACTGGTATCAAGGCCATCGATGCCATGATTCCTATCGGTCGTGGTCAAAGGGAACTGATCATCGGCGACCGTCAGACCGGTAAAACCGCCATCGCTGTTGACACCATCATCAACCAGAAAGAATTCTACAAAGCAGGTAAGCCTGTTTATTGTATATATGTGGCCATCGGACAGAAAGCATCCACCATCGCTGGTGTGATGAAAACCCTGGAAGACAATGGCGCGATGGAATATACGACCATCGTGGCGGCTTCCGCTTCCGACCCCGCTCCACAACAGTTCTACGCGCCTTTCGCTGGAGCCGCCATCGGTGAGTTCTTCCGCGATACAGGTCGCCCCGCACTGATCATTTTCGATGACCTGTCCAAGCAAGCCGTGGCCTACCGTGAGGTGTCCCTGCTGCTTCGCCGTCCCCCAGGACGTGAGGCCTATCCCGGTGACGTATTCTACCTGCACTCCCGCTTGCTGGAACGCGCCGCCAAAGTGATCGCGAAAGATGAGATCGCCGCTAAAATGAACGATCTCCCCGAATCCATCAAACACCTCGTGAAAGGTGGTGGCTCACTGACCGCCCTGCCCATCATCGAGACACAGGCCGGTGACGTATCCGCTTATATCCCGACGAACGTGATCTCCATCACCGATGGACAGATCTTCCTGGAAGGTAACCTCTTCAACGCAGGTATCCGCCCGGCCATTAACGTGGGTATCTCCGTAAGCCGCGTAGGTGGTAACGCCCAGATCAAGTCCATGAAGAAGGTATCCGGTACCCTGAAGCTCGACCAGGCGCTCTACCGCGAAATGGAAGCCTTCTCCAAGTTCGGTGGTGACCTCGATGCCGCTACCAAACTGGTACTCGACAAGGGTGCCCGTAACGTGGAAATCCTGAAACAGGCCCAGTTCGCACCTTTCTCCGTAGAAAAGCAGGTGGCCATGATCTACCTCGGTACACAAGGTTTGCTCCGCGAAGTACCCGTTAAAAAGGTGAAGGAATTCGAAGAGCAATTCCTCCTCGAAATGGAAAACAAACTCCCCGACGTACTGGCTGAATTCAAAAAAGGCAATCTGCCCGACGCAGGTATCGCCAAAATGACCGAGCTCGCTAAGAACATCGCGGCCCAGTTCAAATAAGAATTAGTTTCTTCCTTATACAATCCCTCCGGTTCCCGGGGGGATTTTTTTTGCGTGTTATTCTGGATTAACAATAAGTGAATATACTTATCGTTATTAGTGGAAATATCTATGATGAATAAGTGAAAAACTGTTTCAGAGTAGATGGTTTATGTTTTTTGGCTGAAATACTACTTGACTTCTTAAAAATCAAAGAAGTGATCCGGTAAGCCAGCCAGGTAAATGGTAAACAACATTCATCCAATATCCAGACATGCGAAAGCTTTACCCCTTTCCCCTGAAGATTGCCGTTGCTGCCTGCATAGGCGTTTTCTTTGGTTTTCTTTGCTTTACCGGCCAGCTTTTTACTCCTGAAGAACGGGAGGAGGAAGAAGGCGAAGGCGTTCCGGGCATTTTCTCCGCTATGAACCTTTGGGGAGAAATGCGCACCTATCCCAACAAAAAACTTAATGCTGCCGCCTATTCCGGCGCTTTTTTCCGCTCCCGGAAAATGGACATCCTCACGCAGAAAAGAAGTAATGGCCTGCAAGCCAGAACGAATACCACCGATTGGGAGGCGCTTGCACCGATGAACTTTGCCGGGAGGATACTCTGTATCGGGTTCCACCCCACCAATGCCAACATCATGTATGCTGGTTCCGCCAGTGGTGGCTTGTGGAGAACAACGGTTGGCGGTACCGGCGGTACAAACGGTATTTCCTGGGAATATGTCTCTACCGGGTTCCCGGTGCTTGGTGTGAGTTCCATTCTGTTTCATCCCACCGATCCCGATATCATCCTCGTAGGAACGGGGGAAGTATACAATTACGGCACCACTGAATCGGGCACCACGGGTTCGGGCAACATCCGCACCTTCCGGGGATCCTATGGCGTGGGCATCCTGCGTTCCACCGATGGCGGCACCACCTGGAGCAAGGCCCTCGATTTTTCCGTAAACAACATGATGAGTGTGAACGATATGGTGGCTGATCCGAACAATGCGGATGTCATGTACGCCGCCACCACCGATGGCGTGTACAAAACAAGTGACGCGGGTGCTTCATGGACGAAGATTCATTCTGTGGTCATGGCCATGGACCTCTGTATGAAGCCCGGCAGTTCAAGCGTATTGTACGTGGGCTGCGGAAACTTTGAATCAACCGGAACAGGATTGTATAAATCCACCAACGTGAACACCGCAACGCCCAGCTTCACCAAATTGGGTGGCGGATTGCCCACTTCCATTTCCGGAAAGATCATGGTGGATATCAGTCCCAACAACAGCAGCCGTGTATATGTGAGTATTGGAAAAGCTCCCCAGACCTCGAATACAAACGGACTATATTATTCCGCTGATGAAGGGGCCAGCTTCACCAAAAGCACGACCTCCATCATCAATAACCAGGGCTGGTACGCGCACGATGTGGCCGTAAGCAGAAGCTCCGCCGCTACCGTATTCTGGGCCGAAATGGATGTGTACCGTTCCACAAACAGCGGCAGTTCCTTCACCAAAAGAAGTGACTGGAGCCAATGGGATGTAAACAAAACCACCGTGGGCACTACCGCGGAAGGTACGGCTAACACCTATGTACATGCGGATATTCATAAACTCATTTTCTCGCCGCACAACGACAATCACCTGTACATCTGCACCGACGGGGGCATCTTCCGGCAGGACATCAGCGGCACCAACAGCTACGTAGCATTGAACGGCGGGTTACAAACCGCACAGATTTATGCCAATATGAGCGTGTCCCAACAGGATCCAGATTTTATGCTCGGCGGCATGCAGGACAACGAAGGTGTGGTATATGCCGGATCACCCGGTTGCAGGAGGGTACCCAACCTGGGTGATGGTTTCCATACGGCGATCCACCCAACAGATGATGATATCTGTTTCATCGCCTCTTACTTTCTTAACATTAAAAAATCAACAAACAGGGCGGGAAGTTTTACTGGTGTGTTGACCAATTCAGGCTTACCACCTACTGAAAACGCCTGTTTCAATGCGCCTTTCGTAATCGCGCCATCCACACCATCCACCATGTACGGCGGCACCATCTACTTCAAAAGAAGCACCAATACAGGGGGCAACTGGAGCAACAGGAATGGAGGCAATGTGCTCGTAAACAGTTCGGCTCCCATTCTCACGATGACCGTTGCGCCCAATGATGCAAACATGGTCTATCTTTCCACCTGCCCTGGTGGCGGCGCTTCCACACGCATGTACCGTA encodes the following:
- the atpF gene encoding F0F1 ATP synthase subunit B translates to MELLLPGLGFFFWTLLAFVIVFLILKKFAWKPIISTLNEREKTIADSIESAERVKAEMAQMKSENELLMQKAREERSLILKEAKEVKDRIIAEAKEQAKAEANKIMIDAQAAIQAQKMAALTEVKNQVGKLVVEVSEKVLRRELSDKANQENYIQQLAEDVKLN
- a CDS encoding response regulator; amino-acid sequence: MEPKGKKILIADDEPDILEILDYNLRKEGYEVVRAANGDEALEQAKAQKPDLIVLDIMMPKRTGLEVCEILRSQEAFRDTLIIMLTALSDEHSHIKGLESGADDYVNKPISPKVLTSRVNALFRRLNKNINTKEEGGVLKIDNLTIDPVKFVVMADDHEIILAKKEFELLYLLASKPGRVFLRNEILSQIWGNDVIVGDRTIDVHVRKVRQKMGMDCITTVKGVGYKFEL
- a CDS encoding cell wall metabolism sensor histidine kinase WalK, producing MFDTKNLSPRQLSALTAFMLSVPIALGIYWLRPVWWIGVSAFFLVFAGSYALVAITLQRFIYRKIKLIYKYIYQTKASKKEEMYYKYIIPQKGIDEVRMDVEKWANQRKQEIENLKQNEAYRKEFLQNLAHEFKTPIFAIQGYVDTLLNGAMEDPDISKRFLTNASKNVDRLVNLMNDLDEISKLERGEQALYKQNFVIQDLTKEVFESLSIKTNEKGIKCSIKKGCEPPLTVFADKEKIRQVLINLVENATKYGKAGGTIVASMYNTDGKHVLIEISDDGLGIEEEHLIRIFERFYRTDKARSRDKGGTGLGLAICKHIVEAHGQTIHVRSKIDVGTTIGFTLDAKKD
- the atpH gene encoding ATP synthase F1 subunit delta, which gives rise to MQNPRLAGRYAKSLVDLATERNQLEVVFKDMEFLQAVCKQNPDFVTLMKSPVIPGDKKLKIMEAVLSGRISELTTAFASLLIRKGRENVLPEIATAFLQQYKLLKGIHEVKLTTAVPVSEELKDTIVKRIQASTPMQNVELETVVDESIIGGFVLEMGDSLVDASIIRDLRDVKKQFLNNDYIFNIR
- the atpE gene encoding ATP synthase F0 subunit C — translated: MLNFLLDVGMSHLGGAIGAGLAAIGAGIGIGQIGKGAVESIARQPEAANDIRGNMILTAAFIEGVALFAVIAGLLAVLAK
- the atpB gene encoding F0F1 ATP synthase subunit A, translating into MARISMKSLLVAVFSVFTLLNSQVALANEGGEHAAEQKAELDPGKEILHHIMDSHEFHFATVGHTHVTIPLPIILYSPEKGLSVFSSSKFEHGHATYEGYKMEHDHIFAVKEDGTVDESVKVYDFSMTKNVVQMILALVVLVLIMTSVAKKYKKNGASKAPSGLQNAIEPVITFVRDDVAKPNLGHKAGKYLPYLLTVFFFILINNIFGLIPGAANVTGNIAFTMVLALISLLVILFSTNGHFWGHIFWPPGVPFLVKLILIPVELMGVFIKPAALMIRLFANMTAGHIVILSFVSLIFIFGQMSTVAGWGFSPISVAFSVFIYLIEVLVAFIQAFIFTNLTAVFIGQAFEGGHTEEHGGHHDDGFVAGV
- a CDS encoding ABC transporter ATP-binding protein, producing the protein MTEKKEKKQFFDTKLLRRVFQYTRPYRGSFYTSVFLAIFLAVISPVRPLLIQQTVNDYIRNDALQMLFWITAIQVGVLIIETVARFFFSFITSALGQNVVRDLRRNVFGKVLRLNLSQYDRTPIGTLTTRTINDIESINDIFADGLIPIISDLLTILFVLGTMFWVDWRLTLVCLIPFPILIIATYFFKESVNKSFHKVRNAVAALNAFVQEHITGMGIVQAFASEEREMNKFVQINKDHRNANIRAIFAYSVFFPVVEIISALSIGLLVWWGATQVAPGVGAAISSNGADALAGNLIAFILYINQIFRPLRVIADKFNVIQMGMIASERVFKLMDNPDVTEDEGTHAPATVKGKIEFDKVWFAYEAENYVLKDVNFKVNPGETLAIVGHTGSGKTSIISLLNRLYHINKGSILIDDVSIEAYKLDALRSRIGVVLQDVFLFSGTVLDNLTLRNPDIPFERVEAAAKLIGLHEFILQLPGGYHYNVMERGNTLSMGQRQLMSFARALLYDPSILILDEATSSVDTESEHLIQHAIDTLIAGRTAIVIAHRLSTIRKADKILVLDKGVIKEMGSHEELMAQGGYYAGLVEMQFGTVSAV
- the atpA gene encoding F0F1 ATP synthase subunit alpha — translated: MVDIKPDEISAILRQQLSNFNASADLEEVGTVLQVGDGIARVYGLSSVRSGELVEFENGVKAIALNLEEDNVGVVLMGESGDIREGSKVRRTGKIASINVGEGVVGRVINTLGEPIDGKGPITGDLYEMPLERKAPGVIFREPVKEPLQTGIKAIDAMIPIGRGQRELIIGDRQTGKTAIAVDTIINQKEFYKAGKPVYCIYVAIGQKASTIAGVMKTLEDNGAMEYTTIVAASASDPAPQQFYAPFAGAAIGEFFRDTGRPALIIFDDLSKQAVAYREVSLLLRRPPGREAYPGDVFYLHSRLLERAAKVIAKDEIAAKMNDLPESIKHLVKGGGSLTALPIIETQAGDVSAYIPTNVISITDGQIFLEGNLFNAGIRPAINVGISVSRVGGNAQIKSMKKVSGTLKLDQALYREMEAFSKFGGDLDAATKLVLDKGARNVEILKQAQFAPFSVEKQVAMIYLGTQGLLREVPVKKVKEFEEQFLLEMENKLPDVLAEFKKGNLPDAGIAKMTELAKNIAAQFK